TCCCCTCGCAGAGGCGCGAGCCGTTGTTGGTGGGAAAATCAATTGCTTCGCAGCCGAGGCCCTTGATCAGGAAAGGCACGCCGTGGAACGGCCCGGACGGCAGGCCATGCTTGGCCTTGCTTTCGGCAAGCTCTTGTTGAATATGCACAATCGCGTTGAGCCGAGGGTTCAAGGCGGCGGTCTTTTCCAATGCGATATCAAGGAGTTCGCGGGGCGTGACCTCTTTCTTGGCAACTAGTTCGGCAAGGCCTGTGGCATCGGTTTTGGTGTAAAAATCGCTCATTCTGCTGCATCCCCCGCATTGCTATTTTGGCGGCAGGTTAGGGGAATGCACGCAAAGGTAAAAGCCCGCTTTCGCCGCTTATCGGCGCGCAAGGGGGCGGAGTTGCTGGCCGGTCGCATCAAAATTCGCAGGGTCGAGCCAACGGGTAAACCGCTCCTTCTGAGCGGGCCAATCCCCATCAAGCAGCGCAAACCAAGCGGTGTCGCGGTTGCGCCCCTTATAGGACATATGCTGGCGGAAGGTGCCTTCGTATTCAAAGCCGAACCGCTCTGCCGCGCGGCGGGACGGGGCGTTGAGCGCGTCACATTTCCACTCGAACCGGCGATAGCCGAGATCGTCGAAAATATGCGACATCAGAAGGAAAATAGCCTCGGTGCTGGCGGGGCTGCGCTGAAGCTTGCGCGAAAAGTGGATGTTGCCAACCTCGATCACGCCAAACGCCGGGTCGATGCGCATCAGGCTGGCAAGGCCGAGCGCCGTGCCGTCGGGGTCGAACACCGTGTAAAACTGTGGGTCCGTGCCAAGACAGGCATTGCTCAGCCAATCGGCAAAGGCGTCTTGGCGTGTGAAGGGGCCATAGGGCAGATAGGTCCAGTCTTCGTTGTCGCTGGCGGCGACAAATGCCGCGAAAAGCGCCGGAGCATGGTCGATGCCTGTGGGCATCAACCGACAGGTGCGCCCGGAAAACGATCTGTGCGGCGGCAGCGGACGGGGCAGGGTGGTGGTGAGCGGCGCGCCGATGGGTTGGCTGAAGGTATTTTCGCTCATGAGGCCGTCTCCTTTACCTCGCGACAGCTTAGCGGTGCAGCGTCGCAGAGGCAAAAAAGAAAACGCCCGCGGGACACGGGCGTTTTGGCAAAGGTCGGATAAAGGCGGTTTGGTCTTATCGGGGCGCTTAGCGGCCCCAACTGCGGACCGGGCCGCAATCCATATGTGTGAAGTTGGAGCCGGAATAGCGCCCAACACCACCGGCACGACAGGAGCTCGCTGCGCGCGACACCTGACCCACCGAGCGTGAGGCGAGGCGCAGATCAGCGGCCTGACCCTTCATATGGAGGGAATTCTTGGCCACCCCACGCGAGCGTGACCGCAGCATCGCGTTGGTTTTCGGACTGCGATAACCCGAAAGCAGCATATAGGGTTCTTTTACATCGAGAAGGTTATGCGCGGCGGCCATGATATCAATCGTGCGCATGTCGATGTTTTTGGCGTCATTGGTGCGCCAGTCGCGCATGAACCAATTGATCTCTTTCACGGCATCCTTGATGTAGTTGCCTTCAAGCCAGTAGATCATGTCGATCTTCTCACCTGTGCGGGCCGAATACATCTTGAGGCGGCGGATATCGCCGCTTCCGCGCAGGAAACCTGCCGCATTTGCAAATGTTGGGGCTGCTGTGATCGTGGTCGCCGCGAATGCACCGAGAAGTGCACGCCGCGAAATGCTCGCCGAGCTGTGGTCTGTCATCTTAAAAAGCGCCGTCCCGTCGCTAGTCAATTACCTGTTTAACGCGATGTTACGCGTGTCCTGCCATCTCTTCCCCAGATGCAACACTTCTATGGCATGTTTCGATTCGCCAACCAAGCGTGAATCCGGTGAGGTTCTGTCTAGGGGGAAGTTTAGGCGGAAATTTGCTGAAAAAATGTGAATTTTCGGGTGTTGCATTTGGGCAAGTTGTTAAAAATGCATCAAATGGGTCTGGCATTCCCGACTTTCCAACTTGTGATTAGACAAGATATGGGGAGGTGCGCCAATACCGGTCCATATCCGGTAGCAATTACTGCGACTAAATTTTTCGGGGGTAACAAATGACCATGCTCAATATCAGGAGCGGACTGCCAATTTGGCTGATTGCGGGGATCGCGATGATCCTGTCGCTGGCGATTGCGCCAAGCGATGCACGTGCGCAAGTGACCGCATTCAAACAGGCCGTGGCCGAGGCTGCAGCCAAGGACAAAGACATCGCCGCCTTTTACAAGGCCAATGATTACAAAGGGATCTGGACCGGCGCGTTTGGCCGTGATGCCAGCCGTCGCAAAGCGCTGTTCAAGGCGATCGACCAAGCCCCCAACCACGGTCTGCCAACCGCGCGTTACAATCCCGAAGGTTTGATGGCGACATTGAAAGCGGCGAAATCGCCGCGTGCACGTGGCTTTGCCGAGGTCGAAATGACCAAGACGTTCCTGCGTCTGTCGCGCGATATGCAGACCGGCATGCTGACCCCGCGCAAGATCGACAGCGG
This genomic window from Rhodobacteraceae bacterium D3-12 contains:
- a CDS encoding DUF882 domain-containing protein: MTDHSSASISRRALLGAFAATTITAAPTFANAAGFLRGSGDIRRLKMYSARTGEKIDMIYWLEGNYIKDAVKEINWFMRDWRTNDAKNIDMRTIDIMAAAHNLLDVKEPYMLLSGYRSPKTNAMLRSRSRGVAKNSLHMKGQAADLRLASRSVGQVSRAASSCRAGGVGRYSGSNFTHMDCGPVRSWGR
- a CDS encoding GNAT family N-acetyltransferase is translated as MSENTFSQPIGAPLTTTLPRPLPPHRSFSGRTCRLMPTGIDHAPALFAAFVAASDNEDWTYLPYGPFTRQDAFADWLSNACLGTDPQFYTVFDPDGTALGLASLMRIDPAFGVIEVGNIHFSRKLQRSPASTEAIFLLMSHIFDDLGYRRFEWKCDALNAPSRRAAERFGFEYEGTFRQHMSYKGRNRDTAWFALLDGDWPAQKERFTRWLDPANFDATGQQLRPLARR